The following coding sequences lie in one Mucilaginibacter sp. KACC 22773 genomic window:
- the glmM gene encoding phosphoglucosamine mutase, with product MTLIKSISGIRGTIGGAAGDGLTPLDIVKFTSAYGSWAVKKSGIKKIVIGRDARISGAMVNNLVIGTLQGLGIDVIDLGLSTTPTVEVAVTGEQAAGGIILTASHNPKQWNALKLLNADGEFISDADGKEVLEIAENSDFTYADVNDLGKVTMDDSWLQKHIDLVLALPLVDVEAIKKADFNIVIDCVNSTGGIFVPALLKALGVNTVHELYCEPDGNFPHNPEPLPENLTALSKEVLNKRAHLGIAVDPDVDRLCFVCEDGNMFGEEYTLVAVADYVLQNNLGNTVSNLSSTRALRDVTETAGGEYHASAVGEVNVVNKMKSVNAVIGGEGNGGIIYPEIHYGRDALVGIALFLTHLAKYGQSVSNLRRSYPGYFISKNKITLTPEMDIDALLSKVEEKYMKQPHSTIDGLKIEFDKEWVHLRRSNTEPIIRIYSEGNSETVANGLANKIIADIKEILN from the coding sequence TTGACACTTATAAAATCAATTTCGGGGATACGCGGTACCATTGGTGGTGCCGCCGGCGATGGTTTAACACCGCTGGATATTGTAAAATTTACGTCGGCTTATGGCTCCTGGGCAGTAAAAAAATCGGGAATCAAAAAAATTGTGATAGGCCGCGATGCCCGCATATCGGGCGCCATGGTTAATAACCTGGTAATAGGTACCTTACAAGGCCTTGGCATAGATGTAATTGACCTTGGCCTTTCAACCACGCCAACTGTTGAAGTTGCAGTTACAGGCGAGCAGGCAGCAGGCGGCATTATTTTAACCGCAAGCCACAACCCTAAACAATGGAACGCGCTTAAACTGCTTAATGCCGATGGTGAATTTATAAGCGATGCGGATGGTAAAGAAGTGCTGGAAATTGCCGAAAACAGCGATTTTACGTACGCTGATGTGAACGATCTTGGTAAAGTTACGATGGACGATAGCTGGCTTCAAAAACATATAGACCTTGTACTGGCTTTGCCACTGGTTGATGTGGAAGCTATAAAGAAGGCCGATTTTAATATTGTAATTGATTGTGTAAATTCTACCGGAGGTATTTTTGTACCTGCCTTGCTAAAAGCATTGGGTGTAAATACCGTTCACGAATTGTATTGCGAGCCCGACGGCAATTTTCCGCATAACCCGGAACCGTTGCCGGAAAACCTGACAGCTTTGTCAAAAGAAGTATTAAATAAACGCGCCCATTTGGGGATAGCTGTCGACCCTGATGTTGACCGCCTTTGCTTTGTTTGCGAGGATGGCAACATGTTTGGCGAGGAATATACGCTGGTTGCAGTGGCCGATTATGTGCTGCAGAATAATTTGGGCAATACGGTATCCAACCTGTCATCAACCCGCGCGTTGCGCGATGTTACCGAAACTGCCGGCGGCGAATACCACGCATCGGCAGTAGGAGAGGTGAACGTGGTTAACAAAATGAAATCGGTTAATGCTGTTATTGGCGGTGAAGGTAATGGCGGCATTATTTATCCCGAAATACATTATGGCCGCGATGCTTTAGTGGGTATTGCCTTGTTTTTAACCCACCTGGCTAAATACGGCCAATCGGTTTCAAACCTGCGCCGGTCATATCCCGGTTATTTTATTTCGAAAAATAAGATCACTTTAACCCCCGAAATGGACATTGATGCCCTTTTGAGTAAGGTTGAAGAAAAATATATGAAGCAACCGCACTCAACAATTGACGGTTTGAAAATAGAATTTGATAAAGAATGGGTACATTTGCGTCGTTCAAATACTGAACCGATTATCCGTATTTACTCCGAGGGCAATTCAGAAACGGTTGCAAACGGGCTGGCAAATAAGATAATCGCTGATATTAAAGAGATTTTGAATTAA